A single region of the Lactobacillus xylocopicola genome encodes:
- a CDS encoding CidA/LrgA family protein → MEKEKEKTKSAPILVQMLIYAAILFAAQMLSDLMPKSFPVPTPVIGLVLLYVLLTIHVVKVEWVDSFGSALISLIGFMFVPSGISLAANLKIMREQGLQLVIVVIASTVILLVVVAYTTRFFSWLVNKVTKNQLEVADQKKVEDVK, encoded by the coding sequence ATGGAAAAGGAAAAGGAAAAAACAAAGTCAGCACCGATTTTAGTTCAGATGTTGATTTACGCTGCAATTTTATTTGCAGCCCAAATGCTGTCTGACTTGATGCCCAAATCATTCCCAGTACCGACACCGGTAATTGGGTTGGTTCTGCTTTATGTTTTATTGACAATTCATGTTGTTAAAGTAGAATGGGTCGATTCCTTTGGTAGTGCATTAATTTCGCTAATTGGCTTTATGTTTGTACCATCAGGAATATCGCTGGCGGCTAACCTAAAGATTATGAGAGAGCAGGGCCTGCAACTGGTTATTGTAGTGATAGCTTCAACGGTTATTTTGTTAGTCGTTGTGGCATATACAACCCGCTTCTTTAGCTGGCTCGTTAATAAGGTGACGAAGAATCAGCTTGAGGTTGCTGACCAGAAAAAAGTGGAGGATGTTAAGTGA
- a CDS encoding LytR/AlgR family response regulator transcription factor — protein MRILVVDDEPLARTELSYLIKKSPSLQKQTVKIYQAEDIKEAQTALLKHQIDLMFLDISLNEENGFELADELKQLSYLPMIVFATAYDEYAVKAFDVGALDYVLKPFEQERIDQALAKAVSTLAAKQGPAPDNAESEVLSIELEDRNVIIKKLDVVTATVNNGVLTISTAKQKYESRKTLAWLKARLTDSRFLQVHRNAVVNIEDIKEIQPWFNHTLLLIMSNTEKIQVGRSYRKDLNERLGM, from the coding sequence ATGAGGATTTTAGTGGTTGATGACGAGCCGTTAGCGCGGACCGAACTATCGTATCTAATTAAAAAAAGCCCAAGCTTGCAAAAGCAGACAGTTAAAATTTACCAGGCAGAAGATATTAAAGAAGCCCAGACGGCTTTGCTTAAACATCAGATTGACCTGATGTTTTTGGATATCTCGTTAAATGAAGAGAATGGGTTCGAACTTGCAGACGAGCTAAAACAGTTGTCTTACTTACCGATGATTGTATTTGCGACGGCCTACGATGAGTATGCAGTTAAGGCCTTTGACGTTGGTGCACTTGATTATGTCCTAAAGCCCTTTGAACAGGAACGGATTGACCAGGCGCTTGCCAAGGCGGTCAGCACGCTGGCAGCGAAGCAGGGACCGGCCCCAGATAACGCCGAAAGTGAAGTGCTAAGTATTGAACTTGAGGATCGGAATGTGATTATCAAGAAGCTCGATGTGGTAACTGCAACAGTTAACAATGGGGTGTTGACAATTTCTACTGCTAAGCAAAAGTATGAAAGCAGAAAAACTTTAGCTTGGCTCAAGGCACGGTTGACTGATTCGCGCTTCCTACAGGTTCACCGCAACGCCGTGGTTAACATTGAAGACATCAAGGAGATTCAACCCTGGTTCAACCATACCCTTTTGTTAATTATGAGTAATACAGAAAAGATTCAGGTGGGTCGTTCATACCGCAAAGATTTGAATGAACGCTTAGGGATGTAG
- a CDS encoding PTS fructose transporter subunit IIABC: MKIRDILAPESMIMSLQATDKEEAIKEMAALEVKTGIVNDEEEFIKSIWARENESTTGIGDGIAMPHARNKAINKARVLFAKSAKGIDYNALDGQPVYLFFMITAPDGADNTHLQALAKLSGLLIDPELVKALKQAQTPEEVIQLFEDAEQKSDAAKQAEKAHAASSTGAGEERPLIVGVTACINGIAHTYMAQEALIKAGKERGVDVRIETNGSEGVKDKLTADEIKRAQGVVIASDKKVDMPRFDGKPLVTRPVVDGINKPDELISKILDDEASVYHSDSQATQAGNETKKGVWGSIYQNLMNGVSHMLPFVIGGGILMAISFIVENYAGGPKSPAFIFLNNAGNMAFAFMVPILSGYIAESIGDLPALMPGFVGGFMATVYTGAYGGAYVANVLTNAKSPAGFLGGLASGFIAGYLVVGLKKLFAKLPKSLEGMKPMLIYPILSLLLIALIMYYIVNPVFSSINFAISNFLNQMGTGNLVVLTTILAAMMSIDMGGPFNKAAYVFASGAFANDPHSTVAAVMMAAVMVGGMVPPFATAISTAFFKNKYTEDERRAGISNWILGFSFITEGAIPFAAADAGHVLPSCIFGSAVGGALVGLWRIGVPAPHGGLWVSPLSNHIVLYFLATIIGSIIAGVILGLWKKPIE, encoded by the coding sequence ATGAAAATTAGAGATATTTTAGCTCCTGAATCCATGATTATGTCGTTGCAGGCGACCGATAAGGAAGAGGCCATTAAGGAGATGGCCGCTTTAGAGGTCAAGACCGGCATTGTTAATGATGAAGAGGAGTTTATCAAGTCAATCTGGGCCCGTGAAAACGAGTCAACTACGGGCATCGGTGATGGCATTGCCATGCCACATGCGCGTAATAAGGCGATTAACAAGGCCCGGGTCCTCTTTGCCAAAAGTGCCAAGGGGATTGACTATAATGCCCTTGATGGTCAGCCGGTTTATTTATTCTTCATGATTACAGCCCCAGATGGTGCTGATAATACGCACTTACAAGCCTTGGCTAAGCTTTCGGGGTTGCTGATTGATCCTGAGCTAGTTAAAGCTCTGAAGCAGGCTCAGACACCAGAAGAAGTAATTCAGCTTTTTGAAGATGCGGAGCAAAAGAGTGATGCTGCTAAACAGGCAGAAAAGGCGCATGCAGCCAGCTCAACGGGCGCAGGTGAAGAGCGTCCACTAATTGTCGGAGTAACTGCATGTATCAATGGTATTGCCCACACCTACATGGCTCAAGAGGCCTTAATCAAGGCGGGTAAGGAGCGCGGCGTTGATGTCCGCATTGAAACCAATGGTTCAGAAGGCGTCAAAGACAAGTTAACTGCTGATGAGATTAAGCGGGCCCAAGGTGTAGTCATCGCCTCTGATAAGAAGGTCGACATGCCCCGCTTTGATGGTAAGCCACTGGTCACGCGGCCGGTAGTTGATGGCATTAACAAGCCAGATGAACTGATTAGCAAAATCTTGGATGATGAGGCCAGCGTCTACCACTCTGATAGTCAAGCGACCCAAGCAGGTAATGAGACCAAAAAAGGTGTCTGGGGTTCAATCTACCAGAACTTGATGAATGGTGTATCCCACATGTTACCGTTTGTTATCGGTGGTGGGATCCTCATGGCAATTTCTTTCATTGTGGAGAACTATGCTGGTGGACCTAAGTCGCCTGCCTTCATTTTCCTGAACAATGCTGGTAATATGGCTTTCGCTTTTATGGTGCCGATTCTCTCCGGTTATATTGCCGAATCAATCGGAGACCTGCCGGCTCTGATGCCCGGTTTTGTGGGCGGCTTCATGGCTACGGTCTATACCGGAGCTTATGGCGGGGCATACGTTGCTAACGTCTTGACCAATGCCAAATCGCCTGCTGGCTTCCTTGGTGGTCTTGCTTCCGGTTTTATTGCTGGTTACTTAGTAGTTGGTTTGAAGAAGCTGTTTGCTAAGCTGCCGAAGTCGCTTGAGGGGATGAAGCCGATGCTCATCTACCCAATCTTGAGCCTGCTCCTGATTGCCCTCATCATGTACTACATTGTCAATCCAGTCTTTAGCTCAATCAACTTTGCAATTTCTAACTTCCTAAACCAAATGGGTACGGGTAACTTAGTGGTCCTGACCACAATTCTAGCTGCCATGATGTCCATTGATATGGGTGGACCTTTCAACAAGGCGGCCTATGTCTTTGCTTCTGGTGCCTTTGCCAATGACCCGCATTCAACTGTTGCGGCTGTCATGATGGCTGCTGTGATGGTTGGTGGCATGGTGCCACCGTTTGCGACCGCCATTTCGACCGCCTTCTTTAAGAATAAGTACACGGAAGATGAGCGCCGTGCTGGTATCAGTAACTGGATTTTAGGCTTCTCCTTCATTACTGAAGGTGCCATTCCCTTTGCAGCTGCCGATGCTGGTCACGTTTTACCGTCCTGTATTTTTGGTTCCGCTGTTGGTGGTGCTTTAGTAGGATTATGGCGGATCGGAGTTCCTGCACCGCATGGTGGTCTGTGGGTTTCACCTCTTTCCAACCACATTGTACTTTACTTCCTAGCTACCATTATTGGCTCAATAATTGCCGGGGTAATTTTGGGTCTGTGGAAGAAGCCTATTGAATAA
- a CDS encoding SLAP domain-containing protein codes for MKKIIAAMALATGLIVPVQTASAAVEVHASTINDTAKQNSFSGVTDLEQMLKQEGIQYNSFTAKNKINYRYGKPEGVVIHETATPGASAHSEAIYFNREWMNIYSYVHAFVDHTGVIQMTTPDYGVWGAGPNANNRFVQVELCQENNQADFAKSINNDAIYVAQIMHKYNLVPDNAVHDGKGTVWSHHAVSNFLGGTDHTDPDGYFAKWGYSMDEFYDLIKYYYDQQGSSGSTDGDSANKQPEKPTKPAAPSKPSVPANKPTTPSKPALPTPITTRTLMHNAKVYDASGTAADLPTKKAGSSLTIYGNKTIKGKKYMQIGVDQYVVASNVEGKLQSLNHNAFVYDRKGWRVNTPKLYRGNYLRTYGGRVKIKGRRYYQINVNQFVKVGNFSRY; via the coding sequence ATGAAAAAGATAATTGCAGCCATGGCATTGGCTACGGGGCTCATTGTGCCTGTCCAAACCGCAAGCGCAGCAGTAGAAGTTCATGCCAGTACCATTAACGATACAGCCAAGCAAAATTCATTCAGTGGCGTGACCGACCTAGAGCAAATGCTCAAACAGGAAGGGATTCAGTACAACAGTTTTACGGCTAAAAACAAGATAAACTACCGTTATGGTAAACCTGAAGGGGTGGTTATTCATGAAACTGCAACCCCTGGAGCAAGCGCCCATTCAGAAGCAATTTACTTTAACCGGGAGTGGATGAATATTTATTCATACGTCCATGCCTTTGTTGACCACACCGGCGTTATCCAAATGACCACGCCTGATTATGGTGTCTGGGGAGCTGGCCCCAATGCTAATAACCGTTTTGTCCAGGTCGAATTGTGCCAAGAAAATAATCAGGCTGACTTTGCCAAGAGCATTAATAATGATGCCATTTACGTGGCGCAAATAATGCACAAGTATAACCTAGTGCCTGATAATGCAGTTCATGACGGCAAAGGGACAGTTTGGTCCCACCATGCTGTTTCAAATTTTTTAGGCGGTACTGACCATACCGATCCGGATGGCTACTTTGCTAAATGGGGATATTCAATGGATGAGTTTTATGATCTCATCAAATATTACTATGACCAGCAAGGGTCTTCGGGTAGTACTGATGGGGATTCTGCTAATAAACAGCCAGAAAAACCTACTAAGCCAGCTGCGCCAAGTAAGCCGTCCGTGCCCGCTAATAAGCCGACTACGCCAAGTAAGCCAGCACTACCTACTCCTATTACCACTAGAACTTTAATGCACAATGCGAAAGTTTATGATGCAAGTGGTACAGCTGCTGATCTGCCAACCAAAAAAGCTGGTAGCAGCCTGACCATTTATGGTAATAAGACTATCAAGGGTAAGAAGTACATGCAGATTGGGGTAGATCAATACGTCGTTGCCAGCAACGTTGAAGGCAAGCTGCAGTCGCTGAATCATAATGCCTTTGTCTATGATAGGAAGGGCTGGCGGGTTAACACCCCTAAGTTATATCGCGGCAACTACCTTAGAACATATGGCGGCCGCGTAAAAATCAAAGGTCGCCGGTATTATCAAATCAATGTCAACCAATTTGTTAAAGTTGGTAATTTTAGCCGCTATTAG
- a CDS encoding metal ABC transporter ATP-binding protein, with translation MRFEKKTIFTNLNFNLKKGSMTALLGPNGAGKTTLINILMGMLVPTTGTFKFATDLRLGYVPQFRNIDTEYPLSIEAFVGLNAPLLKTATVKQTIKKQLAETNLEMIKNTRMGEASGGQKQRAYLAQALLDQPNMIILDEATASLDPMAKDELMQLIRHLNEQHKITVLFVTHDVPLARKYMTDYLYLNHGKIAQGEMTQFEEAYE, from the coding sequence ATGAGGTTTGAGAAAAAGACGATTTTTACTAATCTGAATTTCAATCTCAAAAAAGGTTCAATGACTGCACTTTTGGGTCCTAATGGGGCCGGGAAAACAACCTTAATCAATATTTTAATGGGGATGTTAGTGCCAACAACCGGAACTTTTAAGTTTGCTACTGACCTGCGCTTAGGCTATGTGCCTCAGTTCCGTAATATTGATACTGAATATCCGCTGTCGATTGAAGCCTTTGTTGGTCTGAATGCACCCTTGTTGAAAACGGCTACAGTGAAGCAGACGATTAAGAAGCAACTTGCAGAGACCAACTTGGAAATGATAAAAAACACGCGCATGGGTGAGGCGTCTGGTGGGCAGAAGCAACGGGCTTATCTAGCTCAGGCCCTGCTCGACCAGCCTAATATGATTATTCTGGATGAAGCTACCGCCAGTCTTGACCCGATGGCCAAGGACGAACTGATGCAGCTGATTAGACACCTGAATGAGCAACACAAAATAACTGTTCTGTTTGTGACACACGACGTACCGCTAGCGCGCAAGTATATGACAGATTACCTCTATCTCAACCATGGCAAAATCGCACAGGGTGAAATGACACAATTCGAGGAGGCCTATGAATAA
- a CDS encoding alpha-hydroxy-acid oxidizing protein, whose protein sequence is MTAYYNGFPQSDKDEKIDMINLDELEERAKEVMPEGAYYYIASGSENEWTWRNNTTAFNHFQIVPRALTNMDNPQLDTEFMGMKLKTPVMISPIACHGIAHKDAEVATQKGAAAAGALFASSTYGNKSVEDIAAAAPDAPRFFQLYLSKDWKFNQMVFDAIKQAGYKGIFLTVDALVSGFREANLRTQFAFPVPLDFFTRYQGAKGEGQTVAEMYASSAQKIGPEDVRRIKEMSGLPVFVKGVVCAEDAYLAMGCGADGIYVTNHGGREVDSGPATIDMLPEIAQAVNHRVPIIFDSGVRRGSHVFKALALGADIVGVGRPYLYGLALGGPKGVQSVIEQLNTELLIDMQLTGCKTVEDIKHAKIAHINYTADNLKSNTDPSRIKPYPVTAENQMKDDDSDAVSGASHS, encoded by the coding sequence ATGACAGCATATTACAATGGTTTTCCCCAGAGTGATAAAGATGAAAAGATCGACATGATTAACCTCGATGAACTTGAGGAACGTGCCAAGGAAGTTATGCCAGAAGGTGCGTATTACTACATTGCTTCTGGTTCAGAGAATGAATGGACCTGGCGGAATAATACTACTGCTTTTAACCATTTTCAAATTGTCCCGCGGGCTTTAACTAATATGGATAATCCCCAGCTTGATACTGAATTCATGGGGATGAAGTTGAAAACGCCGGTAATGATTTCGCCAATTGCCTGCCACGGTATTGCTCACAAGGATGCCGAAGTTGCTACTCAGAAAGGTGCTGCAGCTGCTGGTGCATTATTTGCTTCTAGTACCTATGGTAACAAGAGTGTTGAAGATATTGCGGCAGCAGCACCAGATGCACCGCGCTTCTTCCAACTTTACCTCAGTAAGGATTGGAAGTTCAATCAGATGGTCTTTGATGCAATCAAGCAGGCTGGTTATAAAGGCATCTTCTTAACGGTGGATGCGCTGGTTTCAGGTTTTCGTGAGGCTAACCTGAGAACCCAGTTTGCCTTCCCAGTGCCATTAGATTTCTTTACCCGCTACCAGGGTGCTAAAGGAGAGGGTCAGACCGTTGCGGAAATGTACGCTTCATCTGCCCAGAAGATTGGTCCAGAAGATGTTCGCCGGATTAAGGAAATGTCTGGCTTACCAGTCTTTGTTAAAGGTGTAGTTTGTGCTGAAGATGCCTACCTGGCAATGGGCTGTGGCGCTGATGGGATCTACGTTACCAATCACGGTGGACGTGAAGTTGATAGTGGCCCAGCTACTATTGACATGTTGCCAGAAATCGCTCAGGCGGTTAACCACCGGGTACCGATTATCTTCGATTCAGGTGTTCGCCGCGGATCACACGTCTTCAAGGCCTTGGCTCTTGGTGCTGATATAGTTGGTGTTGGTCGACCATACCTCTATGGTCTAGCTCTAGGTGGTCCTAAGGGTGTTCAATCAGTTATTGAACAACTGAATACTGAACTCTTAATTGATATGCAGCTGACCGGCTGCAAGACGGTGGAAGATATCAAGCATGCCAAGATTGCTCACATCAACTACACCGCTGATAACTTGAAGTCTAATACAGATCCTTCAAGAATTAAGCCTTATCCTGTAACTGCCGAGAACCAGATGAAGGATGATGACTCGGATGCCGTATCAGGAGCTTCACACTCTTAA
- a CDS encoding metal ABC transporter solute-binding protein, Zn/Mn family, with protein sequence MKKNSKILAFIAMLSLLLLTLTACSQKPQKDSKISIMTTTNVYADIAQNVVGKYGTAKAVIKNPAADPHDFEPTTNDAKELSNADIVVANGLGYDNWMNKLASSVNKKPLLVSEDLMGLKKGANPHIWFNLAMPEKYVNYLVKRLSKKDPQHADAYRANGRKYLAKIAGIQKTASQIDGRDSKPVYVSEPVFDYALEAAHLKVGNQDFEKAIQNETDPSPAVVQEMTNGIKKRRIAFMVLNSQTSSSTVNNFVKQAKKQNLPILKVRETIPNNTTYLDWMTANYQKLAKVVNN encoded by the coding sequence ATGAAAAAGAACAGTAAAATTTTAGCTTTTATTGCAATGCTTAGCCTGCTCCTGCTAACCCTAACGGCGTGTTCGCAAAAGCCTCAAAAAGATAGTAAAATATCAATTATGACGACGACGAATGTTTACGCTGATATTGCGCAAAATGTGGTGGGAAAGTATGGTACTGCTAAGGCAGTGATCAAGAATCCAGCGGCCGATCCGCATGATTTTGAACCGACCACCAATGATGCCAAGGAATTATCAAATGCTGATATCGTTGTTGCCAATGGCTTAGGCTATGATAATTGGATGAACAAGTTGGCTTCATCGGTTAACAAGAAACCCCTGTTAGTTAGTGAAGACCTGATGGGGCTGAAAAAGGGCGCTAATCCGCATATTTGGTTTAATTTAGCGATGCCAGAAAAGTATGTTAACTACTTGGTCAAAAGATTGAGTAAGAAGGATCCCCAGCATGCTGATGCATACCGCGCTAATGGGCGTAAGTATTTGGCCAAAATTGCTGGCATCCAAAAAACGGCCAGTCAGATTGACGGTCGCGATAGCAAACCCGTTTACGTGAGCGAACCGGTCTTTGACTATGCTTTAGAGGCTGCTCACTTAAAGGTGGGCAACCAGGACTTTGAAAAGGCAATCCAAAATGAAACGGATCCGAGTCCGGCTGTTGTGCAGGAAATGACGAATGGTATCAAGAAGCGGCGCATTGCCTTTATGGTACTTAACTCGCAGACCTCTAGTTCAACCGTCAATAATTTTGTCAAGCAAGCTAAAAAGCAGAATTTACCAATCTTAAAGGTCCGGGAGACGATTCCTAATAATACGACCTACCTGGATTGGATGACCGCCAATTATCAAAAGCTAGCAAAAGTTGTGAATAATTGA
- a CDS encoding LytS/YhcK type 5TM receptor domain-containing protein, which produces MVLAFLLVNMRFFRDLIEERTLKSQTWLFVIFSLFVVVANLAGVEISSSKEIIAPLIVTGMPQSDSIANTRVLVITTASLTAGPYVGMLVGLVGGLHRVIFGGFSDYFYIVSSVLIGYLVGVWGDRVKKNNLYPSTLWVAILSLLAELIQMAFIFAFRGFGLIKLVFVPMILLNTIGSSLFIEILKTYLSNERQLRAVQTKDVLELTNKTLPYFRHGLDLDSAAHVCQIIKEYTNFDAVGLTDRVNVLAHVGAGQDHHIANEPVITDLSKTVISAGKEKRAYTKAEIGCPHQDCPLTSAIVCPLQVNKKTIGALKLYFCEQRKMTVVEENLVRGLAMIFSGQLAIGIAEQQTSLVNEAEIRALQVQINPHFFFNAINTIGALMRVDVDKAHEALMELSTFFRSSLKNGQSKEITLEQEKRYVSAYTGIESLRFPNKFTVNYRIDVPETTLIPSFCLQIFVENAIKHAFKGRKTGNKIVINLCSRNQNLEITVSDNGSGIEPAILKRLGQETISESQGSGTALYNLNRRLKGLYGTSSELQITTGPTGTSFRTEIPLKQAKSKSKES; this is translated from the coding sequence ATGGTCCTGGCATTTTTGCTGGTCAACATGCGCTTTTTCAGGGACCTAATTGAAGAACGAACACTCAAATCACAGACTTGGTTATTTGTAATCTTCTCTTTGTTTGTTGTTGTTGCTAACCTGGCTGGGGTTGAGATCTCTAGTTCTAAGGAAATCATTGCACCGCTGATTGTTACCGGCATGCCGCAGTCCGACTCGATTGCCAACACCCGGGTGTTGGTTATTACAACGGCCAGTCTGACTGCAGGACCCTATGTGGGGATGCTGGTTGGGTTAGTGGGTGGTCTGCACCGGGTTATTTTTGGGGGCTTTTCTGATTACTTTTACATTGTCAGTTCAGTTTTGATTGGCTACTTAGTCGGTGTTTGGGGCGATCGGGTGAAGAAGAACAACTTATACCCGTCGACTCTCTGGGTGGCAATTTTGTCTCTACTGGCAGAGCTGATTCAGATGGCCTTTATCTTTGCCTTTCGCGGTTTTGGCTTAATCAAACTGGTCTTTGTACCGATGATTTTACTGAATACAATTGGGTCAAGTCTATTTATTGAAATTCTCAAGACTTACTTGTCTAATGAACGACAGCTGCGCGCTGTCCAAACCAAGGACGTCTTGGAATTAACTAACAAGACCCTGCCATACTTTCGCCATGGCCTTGATCTAGATTCGGCCGCGCATGTCTGCCAGATTATTAAGGAGTACACCAACTTTGATGCGGTCGGACTGACGGATCGGGTCAACGTGCTGGCCCATGTCGGTGCGGGCCAGGATCATCATATTGCTAATGAACCCGTAATTACTGACCTGTCGAAGACGGTGATTTCAGCAGGTAAGGAAAAGCGAGCTTATACGAAGGCAGAGATTGGTTGTCCCCACCAGGATTGCCCCTTAACTTCAGCAATTGTTTGTCCCCTGCAGGTAAATAAAAAAACCATTGGGGCGCTCAAGTTATACTTCTGCGAGCAAAGAAAAATGACGGTGGTCGAGGAAAACTTGGTCCGCGGCCTGGCCATGATTTTTTCAGGCCAACTGGCGATTGGTATTGCGGAGCAGCAGACCAGCTTGGTCAACGAAGCCGAAATCAGAGCCTTACAGGTGCAGATTAACCCTCACTTTTTCTTCAATGCCATCAACACGATTGGGGCCTTGATGCGGGTTGATGTTGACAAGGCCCATGAGGCCCTGATGGAGCTTAGTACCTTTTTTAGGTCAAGCCTTAAGAATGGGCAGTCAAAGGAAATCACGCTGGAACAAGAAAAACGCTATGTAAGTGCCTACACGGGCATTGAGAGTTTGCGCTTTCCTAATAAGTTCACGGTGAACTACCGGATTGATGTGCCAGAAACGACCTTGATACCATCCTTTTGCTTGCAAATCTTTGTCGAGAATGCGATTAAGCATGCTTTTAAAGGTAGGAAAACCGGTAATAAGATTGTTATTAACTTGTGTAGTAGGAATCAAAACCTGGAAATTACGGTTAGTGATAATGGTAGCGGCATTGAGCCCGCAATTCTAAAACGCTTAGGCCAAGAGACTATAAGCGAATCGCAGGGCAGTGGGACCGCCCTCTATAACCTTAATCGCCGGCTCAAGGGTTTGTACGGTACTAGCAGTGAACTTCAAATCACGACCGGTCCCACCGGTACTTCTTTTAGGACAGAGATTCCCTTAAAACAGGCCAAAAGCAAGAGTAAAGAAAGTTAG
- a CDS encoding LrgB family protein: protein MKFLATPLFGVFLSLVVFLIGQWLFKKSKGFFLFQPLFVGMVLGIAVLIVLAKFLGTTTAEVYTKAYKPGGDIIFWFITPATIAFAVPLYKRNDVVKKNWLVILLGLVCGTFISMVLITLVAKAVGLDSVGIKSMLSQSATTAVAMPLTQSIGGNPSVTAMACILNAVVIYALGKQLVKWFNLNRDPLGAGLGLGAAGHTIGSAFALEMGSTQGAMAAVAVVATALVDNMLVPIFAHLIGL from the coding sequence ATGAAATTCCTAGCTACACCTTTGTTTGGTGTTTTCCTGTCATTAGTTGTTTTTCTAATTGGCCAATGGCTATTCAAAAAATCTAAAGGCTTCTTCCTCTTCCAACCGCTCTTTGTAGGCATGGTCTTAGGAATTGCAGTGTTGATTGTCCTGGCCAAGTTCTTGGGGACGACAACCGCTGAAGTCTATACCAAAGCCTATAAACCGGGCGGCGATATCATTTTCTGGTTTATTACACCAGCCACGATTGCTTTCGCTGTACCATTATATAAGCGTAATGATGTTGTTAAGAAAAATTGGCTCGTCATTCTGTTAGGTTTAGTCTGCGGGACGTTTATTTCAATGGTACTAATTACATTAGTTGCCAAGGCGGTTGGCCTTGATAGTGTCGGGATTAAGTCGATGCTTAGCCAGTCAGCCACCACTGCTGTAGCCATGCCACTGACCCAGTCAATTGGCGGCAATCCGTCAGTAACGGCCATGGCATGTATTCTCAATGCGGTAGTTATCTATGCCTTGGGTAAGCAGTTGGTTAAGTGGTTCAATTTGAATCGTGATCCCCTCGGTGCTGGCCTCGGCCTTGGTGCTGCGGGGCACACGATTGGCTCAGCTTTTGCTTTGGAAATGGGCTCGACGCAAGGCGCCATGGCAGCTGTAGCAGTTGTTGCAACGGCTTTAGTCGATAATATGTTGGTTCCAATCTTTGCCCATCTGATTGGATTGTAG
- a CDS encoding metal ABC transporter permease, producing the protein MFAFDFMRNAFLASTFIAITCGTVGVYVVARNFSFLAHTLSEIGFAGAAFAVWLGISPLWGMLLFTLLGSVSVGELSLHSDQKESSISAISALFIGLGVLFLAISGANSNYATNILFGSIIGVDQQGVIQLVVLSVIVLLMILFLQRPLNFDSFDHTGALAHGVKTGMVSVVFLIALAMSVSIGAQIVGSLLVFILLTLPPATASYIGKTVSSMIGWSVTLALIGVWLGLYLGFLTNLPVTFFIAVIEVVIYLVTYFTHLIKHKL; encoded by the coding sequence ATGTTTGCATTTGATTTTATGCGTAATGCCTTTTTGGCCAGTACTTTTATCGCGATTACTTGTGGTACCGTTGGAGTCTATGTAGTTGCACGTAACTTTAGTTTTTTAGCCCATACTTTGTCTGAAATTGGTTTTGCTGGTGCGGCTTTTGCGGTCTGGCTTGGTATTAGTCCACTTTGGGGGATGCTGTTGTTTACTCTTTTGGGTTCGGTTAGTGTTGGTGAACTATCCCTGCACAGCGACCAAAAAGAATCATCAATTAGTGCAATTTCAGCGCTCTTTATTGGACTGGGTGTCTTATTCTTAGCCATCTCAGGAGCCAATAGCAATTATGCCACCAATATTTTATTTGGTAGCATTATCGGGGTCGACCAGCAGGGCGTAATTCAACTGGTTGTTTTATCAGTAATTGTCTTATTGATGATACTGTTCTTACAGCGCCCGTTAAACTTTGATTCCTTTGACCATACCGGGGCCCTGGCGCATGGTGTCAAAACTGGCATGGTTAGCGTAGTCTTCTTAATTGCACTGGCTATGTCGGTTTCAATCGGCGCCCAAATTGTGGGGTCACTCCTGGTGTTCATCTTACTGACCTTACCACCAGCAACTGCTAGTTACATTGGTAAGACCGTGTCGTCGATGATTGGCTGGTCAGTTACACTGGCTTTAATAGGGGTATGGCTGGGTCTCTACCTCGGCTTTCTTACCAATCTGCCTGTTACTTTTTTTATTGCAGTAATCGAGGTTGTGATATATCTTGTTACTTACTTCACTCATCTGATTAAACATAAGTTGTAG